From Zingiber officinale cultivar Zhangliang chromosome 5B, Zo_v1.1, whole genome shotgun sequence, the proteins below share one genomic window:
- the LOC121986355 gene encoding phospholipase D Z-like: MKPSRLLVFFPLLFLAVAASSPPPPPPHPSPRCKAWLVQSIPTDMPHLPRVPGVLSTGDVLRWLAGNATKSLDVIAQYWQFLAQPDNPKSGDYGFSAEDMEMFGAGEGRAVYKSLEDAADRKVDLRILQHSGFAPDFDQESADLAAGRPNVKNVTLLLGDWWGSGIVHAKVWISDGKDMYIGSANNDWKSLTQVKEVGIYLVDCPSIAKWIETYFGNLWTLSSLNSTAYTRTVWDKQWQVKRKVPCWSHFVHEKLRCRSPLPSSVVVHHVDGYPALADPFMLHIPIETPGSNLSSTSRHSSYLSFAPPELSFRRFQADEQGWVDTIKSVRFGGTVRISTMDWLGQSQYLRQIVFWPSLSSAVSEVIFSKRATVNILVAYWSHFLDGTDEYLKSILYSNILCHSSRRNNCKGRVNIKYYIVPGYEKTGAAKSNNNATGNLYPGFTRVNHGKYAVSDLRAHIGTSNLIWDYFYTTAGVSFGTYNPAIVAQLQEIFDADWNSPYAVTVEPLHTSA; this comes from the exons ATGAAGCCCTCGCGCCTCCTCGTcttcttccctctcctcttcctcgcCGTCGccgcttcttctcctcctcctcctcctccccatCCCTCGCCGCGATGCAAGGCGTGGCTCGTTCAATCCATCCCCACCGACATGCCGCACCTCCCCCGTGTCCCGGGGGTGCTCTCCACCG GGGACGTGCTGCGCTGGCTGGCGGGCAACGCCACGAAGAGTCTGGACGTGATCGCGCAGTACTGGCAGTTTCTGGCGCAGCCGGACAACCCTAAATCGGGCGATTACGGATTCTCGGCAGAGGATATGGAGATGTTCGGCGCAGGTGAAGGGCGTGCGGTCTACAAATCTCTGGAGGATGCTGCCGATCGAAAGGTTGACCTCAG GATCCTTCAGCATTCTGGATTTGCCCCAGATTTCGATCAAGAGTCGGCTGATCTTGCTGCAGGAAGGCCAAATGTGAAGAATGTGACATTACTGCTTGGTGATTGGTGGGGTTCAGGCATTGTCCATGCAAAAGTCTGGATATCTGATGGCAAAGATATGTATATTGGTTCGGCTAACAATGACTGGAAATCTCTCACCCAG GTGAAGGAGGTTGGGATCTATCTTGTTGACTGTCCTAGCATAGCCAAATGGATTGAAACATACTTTGGAAATTTGTGGACTCTTTCGTCTCTCAATTCAACAGCTTATACAAGAACAGTTTGGGATAAACAATGGCAAGTTAAGAGAAAAGTGCCTTGCTGGTCACATTTCGTCCATGAAAAACTTAGGTGCAG GTCACCACTCCCTTCCTCTGTTGTTGTCCATCACGTGGATGGGTATCCAGCCTTGGCAGACCCCTTTATGCTCCATATCCCAATTGAGACTCCAGGATCCAATTTATCTTCTACATCACGTCACTCGAGTTACCTTTCATTTGCACCACCAGAG ctttcatttcgaaggttccaagctgatgaacaaggatgggtggacacaatcaagtctGTGCGATTTGGAGGAactgtcaggattagtaccatggattggcttgggcaatctcaatatcTGCGACAAATTGTCTTCTGGCCTTCCCTCTCATCTGCAGTCTCTGAG GTCATCTTCTCCAAGCGTGCCACGGTCAACATACTAGTCgcctactggagtcatttcctcgacggcacggatgaatacctgaaatccatcctctactccaacattctttgccactcctcaaggcgaaacaactgcaaaggtagagtcaacatcaagtattacattgtgcctggctaTGAGAAGACCGGAGCCGCAAAATCCAATAACAACGCGACTGGAAACCTTTACCCTGGTTTCACCCGCGTCAACCATGGCAAGTACGCTGTCAGTGACCTGCGAGCACACATAGGCACCAGCAATCTCATCTGGGATTACTTCTACACGACGGCAGGCGTGAGTTTCGGAACCTACAACCCTGCCATTGTTGCACAGCTCCAGGAAATCTTCGACGCAGATTGGAACTCTCCCTATGCCGTTACGGTTGAGCCATTGCACACCTCAGCTTAA